In the genome of Actinomycetota bacterium, the window GCTTCACCATCGGCCAGCCCGAGGTGCTTATAGGCATCATCCCCGGCGGCGGCGGCTCCCAGAGGTGGCCACGCCTCATCGGTAAGGCGAGGGCACTGGAGTGGATGCTCAAGGGCAGCCAGCTCGAGCCGGAGGAGGCCAGGGAGATGGGCGTCCTCACCGGCGTCTTCCCCAAAGCGGAGTTCGAGGCCCGGGTGCAGGAGTTCTGCGACCTCATGGCCAGGCGGCCTCCCGTGGCGGTGCACGCGGTGAAGAGGGCCGTACACGACGGCGCGGACACCTTCCTCTCCCGCGGCATCATCATAGAGATGCTGCAGAGCCTGCGTGTCTTCGACACCCGCGACGCGGAGAGGGCCATGGGGGATTACGCGCGCCTGCTCTCGGAGAGGGTGGACGTGCCGGCGGAGCGACGCATGGACGAGAGGGAGCTCCTGGAGCTCATGTACGAGGAACGCTTCACGGCGGGGTTCGAGGGAAGATAGGAGGAAGGGATGAAAAGGCTGGACGGCAAGAGGGTGGTGATCACCGGGGCGGCATCGGGGCTGGGCCGCGCCATGGCGGTGGCGCTGGGGCGGAGGGGCTGCCGCGTGGGAGTGGTGGACATCGACCTGGAGGGGGCCGAGGAGACCCTGAGGAAGGTCAACGAAGCCGGGGGCAGCGGCGAGGTCTACGAGCTGGACGTGCGGGTGGCCGTGGACTGGGGGGCCATGGCCGAGCACTTCTTCTCATCATGGGGAGGCGTGGACCTGTTGGTGAACAACGCGGGCGTGGCCTGCACGGGTTACGTTGGCGACATACCCCTGGAGGACTGGGAGTGGATCTTCTCCGTCAACTTCTGGGGGATGCTCTACGGCTGCCATTTCTTCCTGCCGCGCATGAAGAGGCAGGGCCACGGCCACATCCTCAACGTGGCCTCCGCGGCGGGTATCTTCAACCTCCTGGAGATGTCGCCCTACAACGCCACCAAGGCGGCGGTCATCTCCCTCACCGAGACCCTCAAGGGAGAGCTGTCTCCGGAGGGCATCGGGGTGACCGTGCTCTGCCCCATGTTCTTCAACACCAACCTCCTCAGCACCATGCGCTACACCGACGAGTTCGAGCCGGAGTTCGCCCGCACCACCTTCGAGCACGCGCGCATGACCGCGGACGAGGTGGCGGAGGCGGCCATCAGGGCGGTGGAGAGAGGAAAGCTGTACTGCATCCCCCAGCTCTCGGGCAGGTTGTACTGGCTTTTGAAGCGCCTCAATCCGAGCGTTTTCCAGGGAGCCGTGGCCTTCGGCAACCGCTACCCGCGGGGCAAGAAGCTATTCATGTGGATGGCCCGCAAAGGCCTCCTCCAGTAATGGGGTCAGCCCCGGACATGGGACATCTTGCTCTATTAGCCGACATACCCGACCCTCCGGTGGCGAGGTATCGCCTCCCCGGCATCGCAGACGCATATGGCCGGACGCCGGCGGGGCGTGAGGACGCGAGGGCTGAAAAATGAGGTTCGGGTTGAACGCCCGGGACCTTGAGGAGCTGAAGCCCGCGGACGACAAGTGACCACTCCAACCGTTCTTTGAAGAAAATCTTGTTGCTGGTCGCGGTGTTTGAATCCCGCGAATGACTACTTGATCATTCCAACCGCTTTCAGTGAATATGCTGTGGTAATAAATGGTATTCGGAACCCACGGATGCACGCGCGACCCATCCGAGTGCAGGTTCGGATCCTGGCGAATATAGGGAAACCCGGTATACGAACAGATGCCTGTATCGAGAAGATGACGGCTCAGATGCGTGCCCCCCGAGGTTCACCGCACGCTCCTGGCGACGGTTGATAAAGTAAAGCGAAGGGGGCGGGCCGATGCCCGCCCCCGACTCACTTCCCGGTCTTGACGGTGACTACACCCTCTCCCACAGGGTGGCGTTACCGTTGCCGAAGCCGCCGCAGAGGGTGGCTACCCCGTACTTGGCGTCGGCGAAATCCGTCTTCATGATGTTGTTCAGGGTGATGACGATGCGGCATCCGGACTCCCCCAGGGGATGACCCAGCGCCAGCGCGCCGCCCCACACGTTGATGTTGTCGAAGGGGGCGTTGTGGCCGATACCCAGCTCTCGGATGACCGCCAGGGACTGGGTTCCGAAGGCCTCGTTGAGCTCCCAGACCCCGATGTCATTGACCGTGAGGCCCTTGCGCGCCAGCAGCTTCCGCACCGCAGGCACGGGCCCGATTCCCATGATGGTGGGATCGCAGCCCGCCATCACGCCGCCCGCGTACTTGATGGTGTAGGAGAGG includes:
- a CDS encoding SDR family NAD(P)-dependent oxidoreductase, whose protein sequence is MKRLDGKRVVITGAASGLGRAMAVALGRRGCRVGVVDIDLEGAEETLRKVNEAGGSGEVYELDVRVAVDWGAMAEHFFSSWGGVDLLVNNAGVACTGYVGDIPLEDWEWIFSVNFWGMLYGCHFFLPRMKRQGHGHILNVASAAGIFNLLEMSPYNATKAAVISLTETLKGELSPEGIGVTVLCPMFFNTNLLSTMRYTDEFEPEFARTTFEHARMTADEVAEAAIRAVERGKLYCIPQLSGRLYWLLKRLNPSVFQGAVAFGNRYPRGKKLFMWMARKGLLQ